A segment of the Desulfitobacterium dehalogenans ATCC 51507 genome:
AGAAGCTGGATAAGGTAAATACTTGGGTATTGAAATTTAACCCTACGATTCAAAATCAGATCATGGAAAATGGTTGGACCGATTTCGCCTATATTATGTTCATTGGTAAAAAAGATAAATTGATTCACCGAGTCATTATCGAAGCTAAGAGCAAGACCGATGGTCAGATGATGTCCTTAGCGATGGATTTTAAAGATTACGGTGAAACAATGAATATTTCTGTACCCATTAGTAATTAACAGGAAACATTTTCTTTAGAAATTAAACTTAGAAAGGTCAAACTTGTGCTGATAAAAGAGGCTTCCAAGAAGAATTTTGGAACGCCTCTTAGCTTTGTTTGTTCTATCTTATCCTATCCGTACCTTGGTGTTTAAACTCTACAAATCGTTCGCTTTTCGTTTGACTCGATGTAATGCCTCTGTTATAATTTTATTTCTAGAATGAGTTTTTTTAGTTTGTGGAGGTGTGATTGGGTGGAGGAAAAAATTGGCAAGGTATTGCTCAGCTGTGAAGAAATTCAAAGACGAGTTGTAGAGCTGGGTGAAGAAATCACCCGTGATTATAAAGGTGAAAATTTATTAGTTCTAGCGATTCTCAAAGGAGCAGTCCCCTTCATGGCGGATTTGATCCGGGAGATTAAAATTCCTTTGAAATATGACTTTATGGCTGTTTCCAGCTACGGTGCTTCTACGCACTCTTCCGGTGTGGTAAGGATTCTTAAGGATTTGGAACGCAGTGTAGAGGATCATCATATATTGATTGTTGAAGACATCATTGATACAGGGCTGACTTTGAAGTACTTAAAAGAGAATTTAGCTGCACGGAATCCTCTCAGTATTAAGGTGGTTACTTT
Coding sequences within it:
- the hpt gene encoding hypoxanthine phosphoribosyltransferase, with the translated sequence MEEKIGKVLLSCEEIQRRVVELGEEITRDYKGENLLVLAILKGAVPFMADLIREIKIPLKYDFMAVSSYGASTHSSGVVRILKDLERSVEDHHILIVEDIIDTGLTLKYLKENLAARNPLSIKVVTLLDKPERRKAEVVPDYNGFTIPDEFVVGYGLDFDEQYRNLPYVGVLKPEAYSSEG